The following proteins come from a genomic window of Paenibacillus spongiae:
- a CDS encoding ABC transporter permease, translating into MHSAYAQDAAALTHGNANRRRKRWKQNIPLLILFAPIVAFFIIFKYAPMAGLVIAFKNYTFSEGIWGSDWVGLKNFRQLFTNPQSITIIRNTLFLSCLNIVVGFPFPIALAIMLNEARKQWFKRIVQTLVYLPHFLSWVIVGGLVVTIFAQETGFVNHLVKMWTGEPYPFLYKDGSWIAIFVGSGIWKGAGWGAIIYLAALTSIDQHLYEAASMDGAGKWRQIWHVTLPGISSTIVVMFILNLGNVMEVGFDQVFMLQNSVVSGVSEVISTYIYRVGLQGAQFSLTTAMGLFESVIGLILVLTANRIARRFGQSLW; encoded by the coding sequence ATGCATTCGGCTTATGCACAAGACGCGGCCGCTCTAACCCATGGGAACGCCAACCGGCGCCGCAAACGATGGAAGCAGAATATCCCGCTGCTAATCCTGTTCGCACCGATTGTTGCATTTTTCATTATTTTCAAATACGCTCCGATGGCGGGCCTAGTCATCGCCTTCAAGAACTATACCTTTTCGGAAGGAATATGGGGAAGCGACTGGGTCGGGCTCAAAAACTTCAGGCAGCTCTTCACCAATCCGCAGTCGATTACCATTATTCGAAATACGTTGTTCCTGAGCTGTTTGAATATTGTGGTCGGTTTCCCGTTCCCGATCGCCTTGGCGATCATGCTGAACGAGGCGCGCAAACAATGGTTCAAGCGGATTGTCCAGACTCTGGTTTACTTGCCTCATTTCTTGTCGTGGGTCATTGTCGGGGGTCTGGTCGTCACGATCTTCGCCCAGGAGACGGGATTCGTGAATCATCTCGTCAAAATGTGGACGGGGGAGCCCTATCCGTTTCTGTACAAGGACGGGTCCTGGATCGCGATTTTCGTCGGCTCAGGCATCTGGAAAGGGGCCGGCTGGGGGGCGATCATCTATTTGGCGGCGCTGACCTCGATAGACCAGCATCTGTATGAGGCGGCCAGCATGGACGGTGCAGGCAAATGGAGGCAAATCTGGCATGTCACACTGCCGGGGATCAGCTCGACGATCGTCGTCATGTTCATTCTGAACCTGGGCAATGTGATGGAGGTCGGCTTCGATCAGGTATTCATGCTGCAGAACTCCGTCGTCTCCGGCGTATCGGAAGTCATCAGCACGTACATCTACCGGGTCGGCCTGCAGGGAGCGCAATTCAGCCTGACGACGGCGATGGGGCTGTTCGAATCGGTTATCGGCCTTATTCTGGTGTTGACAGCCAATCGAATCGCCCGCAGGTTCGGGCAGAGCTTGTGGTAG
- a CDS encoding carbohydrate ABC transporter permease produces the protein MKDTWGEKIFYRFNYVLLALAGLACLLPIVHVASVSLSEPHAVMSGSVALWPVGWSVESYATLIEGTNIVRAFKNNVVITLVGVVLSMIATIMAAYPLSRSYFYWRRRFTLAIVFTMLFGGGLIPTYLIIKSLGLIDSYGALWLPGLVSAFNMLVLKTYFEGLPVEMEEAARMDGCSEWRLIAQIVLPLSMPVLAALTLFYAVGYWNAFMSVLIYINSPEKHNMAVLVQQMVQSQSLLQEINGIQQEDIKQMTPEGVKTAGILVMIVPMMIVYPFLQKYFVKGVMIGAVKG, from the coding sequence ATGAAAGATACTTGGGGAGAGAAAATATTTTACCGTTTCAACTACGTCCTCTTGGCTTTGGCGGGGCTCGCCTGCTTGCTGCCGATCGTCCATGTGGCGTCCGTTTCACTCAGCGAACCTCATGCCGTCATGTCCGGGTCCGTTGCGCTTTGGCCGGTCGGCTGGTCGGTCGAATCGTACGCGACGCTCATTGAGGGCACGAACATCGTCAGGGCGTTCAAGAACAATGTCGTTATTACGCTCGTCGGCGTCGTCCTCAGCATGATCGCGACGATTATGGCGGCTTATCCGCTGTCGCGTTCTTACTTTTATTGGAGGAGGAGGTTTACGCTGGCGATCGTCTTTACGATGCTATTCGGCGGTGGCCTTATTCCGACTTATTTGATCATCAAGTCGCTCGGCTTGATCGATTCCTACGGCGCGCTCTGGCTGCCAGGACTTGTGAGCGCCTTCAATATGCTCGTACTGAAAACCTATTTCGAAGGATTGCCCGTCGAGATGGAAGAAGCGGCCCGCATGGACGGCTGCAGTGAATGGAGGCTGATCGCACAGATCGTTCTGCCGCTGTCGATGCCGGTTCTCGCCGCGCTGACGTTATTTTATGCGGTAGGCTACTGGAATGCGTTCATGAGCGTGCTCATTTATATCAACAGCCCCGAGAAGCACAACATGGCGGTGCTCGTGCAGCAGATGGTGCAGAGCCAGTCGCTGCTGCAGGAAATCAACGGCATCCAGCAGGAGGATATCAAGCAGATGACGCCGGAGGGCGTCAAAACGGCGGGCATTTTGGTCATGATTGTCCCGATGATGATCGTCTATCCTTTCTTGCAAAAATATTTCGTCAAGGGGGTGATGATCGGCGCGGTCAAAGGCTGA
- a CDS encoding extracellular solute-binding protein — MNNNVKAVSVAAAVVFMVLAAVGCSSNGGNSSKQGEGGGSKESAKKPVISQSIYDRGSVPPEEGTIEKNRWTDWINENGPATVKFTAIPRWESAAKFNTLFASGSAPDLIFEYDTNYRNQLYNQKQLLPLDDLIANNSTEYKELLEQNPVLRKIGTKPDGKLYEFGRINGLATNHVLYVRADWLKKLNLDVPKTTDDLYKVIKAFTEQDPDGNGKKDTFGYSLSFVTGMITDSMFQNVTWVVENGNLIHDWDRLKAATVFKKKLYDDGLIDKDYLADKNGEKAKQDFINGKLGFYGANGGGGLPLLEALRKNDSNSQMIPIELPESQFGQFSPVIGNPVQMTAVINASAKDPVAVMKHIDFLVSEITQKTLRNGTEGTYWRNVANECPEVIVDKDRQTKELGYLGDFAMLNSSTTFGKCATYASTLDPSKPLEKEYLDIIDMAKKAYLDPARPIAEITHGEHMPGLPQDLGLIVTNANKTISDTINKAIVSGASYTSEQAIADAKSTWEKSGGKQVDDWYAKWYAENKGKAFLKEDMYKMPIIQ; from the coding sequence ATGAACAACAATGTAAAAGCAGTGTCCGTTGCAGCGGCAGTCGTATTCATGGTTCTTGCAGCGGTGGGCTGCTCCTCGAACGGTGGCAACAGCAGCAAGCAAGGGGAGGGTGGCGGTAGCAAGGAGTCGGCGAAAAAACCGGTCATATCCCAATCGATTTACGACCGGGGATCGGTTCCTCCGGAGGAAGGGACGATCGAGAAAAACCGCTGGACCGACTGGATCAACGAGAACGGCCCGGCCACAGTCAAATTTACCGCCATACCACGCTGGGAATCGGCGGCCAAATTCAATACGCTGTTCGCTTCGGGCAGCGCGCCGGATCTGATTTTCGAATACGATACAAACTACCGCAATCAGCTGTACAACCAGAAGCAGCTCTTGCCGCTCGATGATCTGATTGCCAATAACAGCACCGAATACAAGGAGCTGCTCGAGCAGAATCCCGTTCTGAGAAAGATCGGCACGAAGCCGGACGGCAAGCTGTATGAGTTCGGCCGCATCAACGGACTTGCGACCAACCATGTGCTATATGTTCGCGCGGATTGGCTGAAGAAGCTAAACCTTGACGTTCCTAAGACGACGGACGATTTGTACAAGGTCATCAAGGCGTTCACCGAGCAAGATCCGGACGGCAATGGGAAGAAGGATACATTCGGCTACAGCTTGAGCTTCGTAACGGGAATGATAACCGATTCCATGTTCCAGAACGTCACTTGGGTGGTCGAGAACGGCAATCTGATCCACGATTGGGATCGTTTGAAGGCGGCGACGGTTTTCAAGAAAAAGCTGTACGACGACGGCTTGATCGATAAGGATTATCTCGCCGATAAGAACGGGGAGAAGGCGAAGCAGGATTTTATTAACGGCAAGCTCGGCTTCTACGGCGCAAACGGCGGTGGCGGGCTCCCGTTGCTGGAGGCGCTGCGCAAGAACGATTCGAATTCCCAAATGATCCCGATCGAGCTGCCCGAAAGTCAATTCGGTCAATTTAGCCCGGTCATTGGAAATCCGGTTCAGATGACGGCGGTCATCAACGCATCCGCCAAAGACCCGGTTGCCGTCATGAAACATATCGACTTCCTCGTCTCCGAGATTACGCAGAAGACACTCCGCAACGGTACCGAAGGCACCTATTGGAGAAATGTCGCCAACGAATGTCCGGAGGTCATCGTCGACAAGGACAGACAGACGAAAGAGCTAGGTTATTTGGGCGACTTTGCCATGCTGAACTCCTCGACTACGTTCGGCAAGTGCGCGACATATGCCAGCACCCTTGATCCGTCTAAGCCGCTCGAGAAAGAATACCTCGACATCATCGATATGGCAAAGAAAGCTTATCTCGATCCGGCACGTCCAATTGCAGAGATAACGCACGGCGAGCATATGCCGGGGCTCCCGCAGGATCTGGGGCTGATCGTCACCAACGCCAACAAGACGATAAGCGACACGATCAACAAAGCGATTGTCAGCGGAGCTTCCTACACGTCTGAGCAGGCGATTGCCGATGCCAAGTCGACGTGGGAGAAGTCCGGGGGCAAGCAGGTCGACGACTGGTATGCCAAGTGGTATGCCGAGAACAAAGGCAAAGCGTTCCTGAAGGAAGACATGTACAAAATGCCGATCATTCAGTAG
- the bglB gene encoding beta-galactosidase BglB, with the protein MTSIIKHGKKEAQEIIERVIGQLKHLQGGAVEEKCPIGIISMENWEWPQGVGLFSLYLYYRKTQRTEIKQYLIDWFDRRIAEGLPYKNVNTMCPMLTLSFLAEETGREDFMSLCREWAEYAAAEMPRTEEGGIQHVVSGHLNEGELWDDTLYMTVLFVSRMGLLLQEQRYIDEGIYQFLLHLKYLTDRRTGLLFHGWTFNGRHHFAEALWARGNSWYTAGIVDYLELVQLPKPVERLLLSALEQQAAKLAELQASDGMWHTLLDDPSSYTETSATAAFAYGILKAVRKGFLPEAYRNIGAKAYAAVVSRIDSEGVVQGVSYGTGMGRTLQAYRDIPVCPMPYGQSMALLMLIEGLEH; encoded by the coding sequence ATGACGAGCATAATCAAACATGGCAAGAAAGAGGCTCAGGAAATCATCGAACGTGTGATTGGGCAGCTTAAGCATTTGCAGGGCGGCGCTGTAGAGGAAAAATGCCCGATCGGTATCATATCCATGGAAAATTGGGAGTGGCCGCAGGGCGTAGGGCTATTCTCCCTCTACTTATACTACCGAAAGACACAAAGAACCGAAATAAAGCAGTACTTAATCGATTGGTTTGACCGAAGAATAGCCGAGGGCCTTCCCTATAAGAACGTTAACACGATGTGCCCGATGCTGACGCTGAGCTTCCTTGCGGAAGAAACAGGGCGCGAGGATTTCATGTCTCTGTGCCGGGAATGGGCAGAGTACGCCGCCGCCGAGATGCCTCGTACGGAGGAAGGGGGAATTCAGCATGTTGTCTCGGGTCATTTAAATGAAGGCGAGCTATGGGACGACACGCTCTATATGACCGTACTGTTTGTAAGCCGGATGGGTCTCTTGCTGCAGGAACAGCGTTATATTGATGAGGGGATCTACCAGTTTTTGCTGCATCTCAAATATTTGACCGACCGCCGTACGGGACTGCTGTTCCACGGCTGGACGTTTAACGGCCGCCACCACTTCGCCGAAGCGCTTTGGGCTCGCGGCAATTCCTGGTATACCGCGGGAATCGTCGATTATTTGGAGCTTGTTCAGCTTCCCAAGCCTGTGGAACGGCTGCTTCTGTCCGCATTGGAGCAGCAAGCGGCGAAGCTTGCGGAGCTGCAGGCGTCTGACGGCATGTGGCATACGCTGCTGGATGACCCTTCTTCCTATACGGAGACGTCGGCAACCGCAGCTTTTGCCTACGGGATTTTGAAAGCGGTGCGCAAAGGATTCTTGCCTGAAGCATATCGAAATATCGGCGCAAAAGCATATGCCGCTGTGGTATCGAGGATCGATTCCGAAGGTGTCGTTCAAGGCGTATCGTATGGTACAGGGATGGGGCGTACGCTTCAAGCGTATCGCGATATTCCGGTCTGTCCGATGCCGTACGGCCAATCGATGGCACTGCTGATGCTTATCGAAGGATTGGAGCATTGA
- a CDS encoding discoidin domain-containing protein, which produces MLIGNLNGARKIVGLFLALILTISSGLFIPTPIVQAAAQATYYVDPVNGLDTNDGTSTATAFRTIEKARDAVRTVNTNMTGDIYVYLRGGTYSPSSTIIFTDVDSGTNGFNIIYSAYNGEKPVISGGKKITGWTLYDASKNIYRASAGGDLETRQLFVNGNRAKRARSTGAPSPLTFVRASGYTAAGNVMANSTIPMHNWGNKSDIEFVYKNQWTAPRIGVSTITNDGTTTIFTMKQPGWRFVTNKGGTSVGGSFNSNGLPWYIENAYELLDSEGEWYLDRATDNFYYKPRAGENMLTAAVVAPVLEELVRVEGANLDQKAHNVEFKGITFSYSTYLRVNGDGGLPDAQNNVLRDTVKDANGNDVARETIINAAVNLKYAHSIKFERDIFEHLGGTGLNMYTGSQDNLVVGSVFTDISGNGIQVGDYTGLYTAGTENYAQSTDTRVILINNDVNNSYFHKIGVEYFASTAIAASLPQDMDIAHNEISNVPYSGIHVGWGWDLFPTTVHQRTNIQYNYIHDDMMVLADGGAIYSNGPTNGSSTNKGIISNNYIQNEWNTNGALYPDEGSSWYDITDNVVNNSSRYLLIWKNTIHDINVNNTYTTTSNYRNDGTNTKVTNTTVVSNGNWPPAALAIMDGAGIEAGYQDIIPPIKLFSITAPAPITAAIGTAKTAAALGLPEKAALVTDVGDVDASVTWDLNRASYDPAVTTAQTFTVTGEVTLSNEIKNPDNIPLTTSISVSVNKIPQSQMTAAATSQETIGGNHAASMAIDGNPQTIWQTKWDKSDVLPQSITLNLGGTYNINKVTYLPRQSGSDGTITGYNVYASTDGVTFTKVATGHWANDISQKNATFTPTKASYVKLEATAGVNGYASAAEINVYEPGIDNIASRASMTASSEYNSNFTSSKAVDGIISSTSEWASKGEQNPWIQLNWMENHKISQITFYDRFNLADWAIGGTLTFSDGSTLPVSGIPNYGRGYSVAFPVKTVNWVKFQVTGGSGPNVGLSEIEVYNVPDQQPPTTTDNAPSGWVNQDTTVTLSASDNESGVATTYYKVNDGAEQTGTSVVLSEEGVHKLVYWSVDKAGNVEQAHTVTFSIDKTMPEIAVTVPGDNSIHEDSGDLTPQIALTDNLSGVDSSKTTVTLDSQSYLIGTVIPLYALPLGQHTLVVSSSDLAGNQASKTVQFTTVASIDSLKALVTRFAANKEIDKADIASNLLEKLANNDLKGFMNDVKAQIGKHISSEAANYLLRDAQYVLSQK; this is translated from the coding sequence ATGTTGATTGGTAATCTTAATGGTGCAAGAAAGATTGTAGGGCTGTTCCTGGCACTTATCCTAACCATTTCTTCTGGACTCTTTATTCCAACTCCAATTGTGCAAGCTGCTGCACAAGCTACATATTACGTCGACCCTGTAAATGGGTTGGATACGAATGATGGGACATCCACAGCAACGGCATTCCGAACGATCGAAAAAGCACGCGATGCAGTTCGTACCGTCAATACGAATATGACAGGCGATATCTATGTGTATCTTAGAGGAGGTACTTACTCGCCTTCATCAACAATAATATTCACCGATGTGGACTCGGGAACGAACGGCTTCAATATCATTTATTCGGCCTATAACGGCGAAAAACCGGTAATTAGCGGAGGCAAAAAGATTACGGGATGGACCTTATACGATGCCAGCAAAAATATTTACAGAGCTTCTGCCGGGGGAGATCTTGAAACGAGGCAACTATTCGTCAATGGAAATCGGGCAAAAAGAGCACGGAGCACGGGAGCGCCTTCACCACTGACCTTCGTTAGAGCATCGGGCTATACGGCTGCGGGCAATGTAATGGCCAATAGCACGATTCCCATGCATAACTGGGGAAACAAGAGCGACATCGAGTTTGTATATAAAAATCAATGGACTGCGCCAAGAATTGGTGTTAGTACGATTACGAATGACGGAACCACAACCATATTCACGATGAAGCAGCCCGGTTGGAGATTCGTAACCAATAAAGGGGGAACTTCAGTTGGCGGAAGCTTCAATTCAAACGGACTGCCTTGGTACATTGAGAATGCCTACGAGCTGCTTGATTCAGAAGGGGAATGGTATCTGGACAGAGCCACGGACAATTTCTATTATAAACCAAGAGCAGGAGAGAATATGTTAACAGCTGCCGTTGTGGCGCCTGTTTTGGAAGAACTGGTAAGGGTTGAGGGAGCGAACCTGGATCAAAAAGCACACAATGTTGAGTTCAAAGGCATTACCTTCTCCTATTCAACCTATTTAAGAGTAAATGGGGACGGCGGACTCCCAGATGCGCAGAACAATGTCTTAAGGGACACCGTAAAGGATGCAAATGGAAACGATGTAGCTAGAGAAACCATCATCAATGCTGCAGTCAATTTGAAATACGCTCATTCCATTAAATTTGAACGAGACATATTCGAGCACCTGGGCGGTACCGGATTGAACATGTATACCGGATCTCAGGACAATTTAGTAGTAGGATCGGTATTTACAGATATTTCAGGCAATGGTATACAGGTGGGGGATTATACAGGACTGTATACAGCTGGTACGGAAAATTACGCTCAGAGCACCGATACCCGAGTAATTCTTATCAATAATGATGTGAATAATAGCTATTTTCACAAAATTGGCGTTGAATATTTCGCTTCAACAGCCATAGCAGCCAGCTTACCTCAGGATATGGATATCGCGCATAATGAAATAAGCAATGTTCCTTATTCAGGTATCCATGTGGGTTGGGGATGGGATCTGTTCCCCACAACTGTCCATCAAAGAACGAACATCCAGTACAACTATATACACGATGATATGATGGTATTAGCAGATGGTGGAGCGATTTATTCCAATGGCCCAACCAATGGCAGTTCGACAAACAAGGGAATTATCTCAAACAACTATATTCAGAATGAGTGGAACACAAACGGAGCCTTGTATCCTGATGAAGGAAGCAGTTGGTATGATATAACAGACAATGTTGTTAACAACTCATCCAGGTATCTTCTCATTTGGAAAAATACGATACATGATATTAATGTAAATAACACGTATACAACAACTTCTAACTATAGGAATGATGGAACCAATACCAAAGTTACCAACACCACTGTCGTCTCAAACGGGAATTGGCCGCCCGCTGCTCTAGCGATCATGGATGGGGCAGGAATTGAAGCCGGATATCAGGATATCATTCCGCCGATAAAATTATTCAGTATCACAGCGCCTGCTCCGATAACAGCGGCCATCGGAACGGCAAAGACAGCGGCAGCTCTTGGATTGCCCGAAAAAGCAGCACTGGTTACCGATGTGGGAGATGTGGATGCCAGCGTGACTTGGGATTTAAATCGTGCAAGCTACGATCCAGCTGTCACGACGGCGCAGACCTTCACGGTAACAGGAGAAGTAACTCTATCTAATGAAATCAAGAATCCCGACAACATTCCATTGACAACAAGCATTAGCGTAAGTGTGAATAAAATCCCTCAATCACAAATGACGGCCGCGGCGACAAGTCAGGAAACGATCGGCGGAAATCATGCAGCATCCATGGCGATTGACGGAAACCCGCAGACGATTTGGCAGACAAAGTGGGATAAATCCGACGTTCTCCCTCAATCGATTACCTTAAACCTTGGAGGAACCTATAATATCAATAAGGTCACGTATTTACCAAGGCAATCAGGCTCTGACGGAACTATTACTGGCTATAATGTATATGCAAGTACGGATGGAGTGACCTTTACCAAGGTTGCAACCGGACATTGGGCAAACGACATCAGCCAGAAAAACGCAACTTTTACACCGACAAAGGCATCCTATGTCAAGCTCGAAGCAACGGCGGGTGTCAATGGGTATGCATCGGCTGCCGAGATTAATGTTTATGAACCAGGTATTGACAACATTGCATCAAGAGCTTCTATGACGGCTTCATCGGAATACAATAGTAATTTTACCTCGTCAAAAGCAGTGGATGGAATCATTAGCAGCACCAGCGAATGGGCTTCCAAAGGCGAACAGAATCCATGGATTCAACTGAATTGGATGGAGAATCACAAGATCAGCCAGATTACCTTCTATGATCGGTTCAATTTAGCGGACTGGGCGATCGGCGGGACGCTTACGTTCAGCGACGGAAGCACTTTGCCGGTTTCAGGCATACCGAACTACGGAAGAGGTTATTCTGTAGCCTTCCCTGTTAAAACAGTGAATTGGGTCAAATTCCAAGTAACCGGCGGAAGCGGGCCGAATGTTGGTTTGTCGGAAATCGAGGTGTATAATGTTCCGGATCAACAACCGCCAACGACAACGGACAATGCGCCAAGCGGCTGGGTCAATCAAGACACCACGGTAACATTAAGCGCGAGCGATAACGAATCGGGTGTAGCCACTACCTACTACAAGGTAAACGATGGCGCCGAGCAAACGGGAACATCCGTCGTATTGTCGGAAGAAGGCGTTCATAAGCTTGTCTATTGGAGCGTAGACAAAGCAGGCAACGTGGAACAGGCGCATACCGTTACCTTTAGCATCGACAAGACAATGCCGGAGATCGCTGTGACCGTACCGGGGGACAACAGCATCCATGAAGATTCCGGGGATTTGACGCCTCAGATTGCATTGACGGATAACTTGTCGGGTGTGGACAGCAGCAAGACGACGGTGACGCTCGATTCGCAATCTTACCTAATCGGAACGGTGATCCCGCTCTATGCGCTGCCGCTTGGGCAGCATACGCTTGTTGTATCCTCCAGCGACTTGGCCGGCAACCAGGCAAGCAAGACCGTTCAGTTTACGACGGTGGCCAGCATCGATTCTTTAAAGGCATTGGTGACACGCTTTGCTGCTAACAAAGAGATCGATAAGGCCGATATTGCCTCTAATCTGCTGGAAAAATTGGCAAACAACGATCTGAAAGGCTTTATGAATGATGTGAAGGCTCAAATCGGGAAGCATATCTCAAGCGAAGCGGCAAACTATTTGCTGCGGGACGCTCAATATGTTTTGTCGCAAAAGTAG
- a CDS encoding Gfo/Idh/MocA family protein: MRTYRAAIIGIGGFGAAHVNVLMDLVHEGRLEVTAFAELNASAYQENVDKLTAIGAIHYTDYEQMLEEHPEIDFVVIATPIASHKSMCIRVLEMGFHVLVEKPPAVTIQDLDEMIAARQASGRLCQVNFQNTAGSAFKELLARLNAGEIGDVSQVTGIGMWKRSKAYYGRTPWAGRLTYREQYVLDGTLNNPLAHLLNNCLLAAGASRGQSRMLPEWVQAELYHVNEIEGDDVSCMRIRTDGGVTVLFYAMLCHEDDEIPSIAVRGMEGEMIWSYDNKLTIRSGSEEEVYSYGSENMMRGMYLNLLQAIEDTAVPLLSPIEASRSFVLAANGAYESSLTVRRIPREFVEEREEGQTSVCLLPGLSERMREIAGKGLLYSEFPLPWASPTKPVRMEDYCRFQLPSGYEAKVRD, translated from the coding sequence ATGAGAACTTATCGTGCCGCCATCATCGGTATCGGGGGCTTTGGGGCAGCGCATGTCAACGTACTTATGGATTTGGTCCATGAAGGACGACTGGAGGTTACCGCGTTTGCAGAATTGAACGCTTCCGCTTATCAGGAGAATGTCGATAAATTAACGGCAATCGGCGCGATCCACTATACGGATTACGAGCAGATGCTGGAGGAGCATCCGGAAATCGACTTTGTCGTAATCGCGACGCCGATCGCCTCGCACAAGTCGATGTGCATCCGCGTGCTGGAGATGGGTTTTCACGTGCTGGTGGAGAAGCCGCCTGCGGTTACGATACAGGATCTGGATGAAATGATTGCGGCCCGGCAGGCCAGCGGCCGATTGTGCCAGGTGAATTTCCAGAACACGGCCGGTTCGGCATTCAAGGAGCTGCTGGCACGTCTAAATGCAGGCGAGATCGGAGATGTCTCGCAGGTGACCGGAATAGGCATGTGGAAGCGGTCCAAAGCCTATTACGGGCGAACCCCGTGGGCCGGCAGGCTGACTTATCGCGAACAATATGTATTGGACGGAACGCTTAATAACCCGCTGGCCCATCTATTGAACAACTGCCTGCTCGCCGCGGGAGCCTCCCGCGGCCAGTCGCGCATGCTGCCCGAATGGGTGCAGGCGGAGCTGTACCATGTGAATGAGATCGAAGGGGACGATGTTTCCTGTATGCGCATCCGTACGGATGGCGGGGTTACCGTCTTATTTTATGCCATGCTGTGTCATGAGGACGATGAAATTCCTTCTATTGCGGTTCGCGGAATGGAAGGCGAAATGATTTGGTCCTACGATAATAAGCTTACGATTCGCAGCGGCAGCGAGGAAGAGGTCTATTCCTATGGCAGCGAAAATATGATGCGCGGCATGTACCTGAATCTGCTGCAGGCGATTGAAGATACGGCAGTGCCTCTCTTGTCGCCGATCGAGGCCAGCCGGAGCTTCGTCCTGGCAGCCAACGGCGCTTACGAATCGTCCTTGACGGTCCGCCGGATCCCAAGAGAGTTCGTGGAAGAGCGCGAAGAGGGGCAAACTTCCGTATGCCTGCTGCCGGGGTTATCGGAGCGGATGAGGGAGATCGCGGGGAAAGGGCTTCTTTACTCGGAGTTTCCCTTGCCGTGGGCATCGCCAACAAAGCCTGTGCGAATGGAAGACTATTGTCGGTTCCAGCTGCCATCCGGGTACGAGGCGAAAGTGAGAGACTAG
- a CDS encoding phytanoyl-CoA dioxygenase family protein codes for MNATERYLFDVQGYLLVEDVLSQEELKHLNEAIDKRQEAGQPIQNFLMWEEPVFRALINHPKAKPYLSIMLGNHYRLDHEYAIIHRKGDKPLHLHGGNTPYDPGQYYHVQNGTLFSGLTVYSFALSEIGQNDGGFCCIPGSHKANFRVPEAFKHYEEIGPTVHIAQKPGDLLIFTEALTHGTFAWQGAHERRSLLYKYSPLMIAWAKYTRTPELLALMTPEQKEILDPTYHPYLRQSSIYDEA; via the coding sequence ATGAATGCAACGGAACGTTATTTATTTGATGTTCAAGGCTATCTCCTGGTAGAAGACGTACTCAGCCAAGAAGAACTGAAGCATCTGAACGAGGCCATTGACAAGAGGCAGGAAGCCGGCCAGCCGATTCAGAATTTTTTGATGTGGGAGGAGCCGGTTTTCAGAGCGCTGATCAATCATCCGAAGGCCAAGCCTTATCTGTCGATTATGCTGGGGAACCATTACCGCTTGGATCATGAATATGCGATTATTCACAGGAAAGGGGATAAACCGCTTCATCTGCATGGGGGCAATACCCCGTACGATCCCGGACAATATTACCATGTTCAGAACGGTACCCTATTCAGCGGTTTGACGGTTTACTCTTTTGCCCTGTCTGAAATCGGTCAGAATGACGGTGGATTTTGCTGCATTCCCGGCAGCCACAAAGCGAATTTTCGGGTTCCGGAAGCTTTTAAACACTATGAGGAGATTGGTCCGACGGTACATATTGCGCAGAAACCGGGGGATCTTTTGATATTTACGGAGGCGTTGACGCACGGTACCTTCGCGTGGCAGGGGGCGCATGAACGCCGGTCCTTGCTCTACAAATATTCGCCTCTCATGATCGCTTGGGCCAAATACACCCGAACTCCCGAATTGCTCGCACTTATGACACCGGAACAAAAAGAGATATTGGATCCGACCTACCATCCGTATCTGCGTCAATCGTCGATTTACGATGAAGCGTAA
- a CDS encoding putative holin-like toxin, whose protein sequence is MEVKDVMTLMIDFGTMLIALISLIVTILVLSTKKK, encoded by the coding sequence ATGGAGGTTAAGGACGTCATGACGCTCATGATCGACTTCGGCACGATGCTGATCGCGCTGATTTCGTTGATCGTGACCATTCTCGTACTTTCCACCAAAAAGAAATAG